In a single window of the Polynucleobacter sp. MWH-UH24A genome:
- a CDS encoding tryptophan--tRNA ligase: MFAERVLSGMRPTGALHLGHYHGVLKNWVRLQAEYPCFFFVADWHALTTHYETPEVIQESVWEMVIDWLAAGVDPNQATLFIQSRVPEHSELFLLLAMGTPLGWLERVPTYKDQIEKLKEKDLQTYGFLGYPLLQAADILIYRALYVPVGEDQVPHVEMTREVARRFNHLYGREPGFEEKALEAVKKLGSKRAKLYLELRNAYQERGEDEALMQAQALLQEAQSLSMGDRERLFGYLEGARKIILVEPQALLTEAARMPGLDGQKMSKSYANTIAIREAPEEVIRLVRTMPTDPARVRRTDPGNPANCPLWQFHQVYSDQTTKDWAQKGCQSASIGCLDCKQPVIDAILREQQPMFERAQQYLDDPSLLRSIIADGSDKARKVAQETMRDVREAMGLDVD; this comes from the coding sequence TTTGTTGCTGACTGGCATGCATTAACAACGCACTACGAGACCCCTGAGGTGATTCAAGAGTCGGTCTGGGAGATGGTGATCGATTGGTTAGCAGCGGGTGTTGATCCCAATCAAGCTACATTATTTATTCAGAGTCGAGTGCCAGAACACTCCGAATTATTTCTTCTTCTAGCCATGGGTACCCCATTGGGTTGGCTTGAACGAGTCCCCACCTACAAAGACCAAATTGAAAAACTAAAAGAAAAAGATTTGCAGACCTATGGCTTTTTAGGTTACCCCTTGCTACAGGCCGCAGATATTTTGATCTATCGTGCCCTCTATGTTCCAGTTGGTGAGGATCAGGTTCCTCATGTGGAAATGACCCGTGAAGTGGCCCGTCGTTTTAATCACCTGTATGGTCGTGAGCCTGGTTTTGAGGAGAAGGCCCTCGAGGCAGTAAAAAAACTCGGTAGCAAGCGCGCCAAGCTTTACCTGGAATTGCGTAATGCCTACCAAGAGCGTGGCGAGGATGAAGCGCTGATGCAAGCACAGGCCTTATTGCAAGAGGCGCAAAGTTTATCGATGGGTGATCGTGAGCGATTATTTGGATACCTCGAGGGTGCTCGTAAGATTATTTTGGTCGAGCCCCAGGCTTTGTTAACCGAAGCAGCTCGGATGCCAGGTCTTGATGGGCAAAAGATGTCGAAGTCCTATGCCAATACGATTGCCATTCGTGAGGCGCCTGAGGAGGTGATTCGCTTAGTGCGGACCATGCCAACCGATCCTGCGCGAGTGCGACGCACCGATCCTGGTAATCCAGCTAATTGTCCTCTGTGGCAGTTTCATCAGGTGTACTCGGACCAAACCACCAAGGATTGGGCGCAGAAGGGCTGCCAAAGTGCGAGCATTGGTTGCCTAGACTGCAAACAACCCGTGATTGATGCGATCTTGCGTGAACAACAACCGATGTTTGAGCGTGCACAACAGTATTTAGATGATCCAAGCCTGCTGCGTTCCATCATTGCGGATGGCTCCGATAAGGCCCGTAAGGTTGCCCAAGAAACCATGCGGGATGTGCGCGAGGCGATGGGCCTGGATGTTGATTGA
- a CDS encoding bifunctional 2-polyprenyl-6-hydroxyphenol methylase/3-demethylubiquinol 3-O-methyltransferase UbiG, with protein MTLNHVHAALETASPWIAQYADLIVPGGKVLDLACGGGRHAIYLANRGFMVLAVDRDAESLARIDHQFVMTQQMDLEGDRWPLPESEFGQWNAIVVSNYLYRPYLEQLPDLLEEGGILLYETFAIGNEEFGKPSNSNFLLQHGELLDLAKRHDLHVVAYQDGYRAIPKPAMVQSLCASRGLPKIRHPLQFSA; from the coding sequence TTGACTCTGAATCACGTGCACGCCGCTCTAGAAACTGCTTCACCTTGGATTGCCCAATACGCTGACCTGATTGTTCCTGGGGGCAAGGTTCTCGATCTTGCCTGTGGTGGTGGTCGACACGCAATCTACCTTGCCAATCGCGGCTTCATGGTGCTGGCTGTTGATCGTGATGCAGAATCTCTAGCCCGCATTGACCATCAGTTTGTGATGACCCAGCAAATGGATCTCGAAGGAGATCGATGGCCGCTTCCCGAGTCCGAGTTTGGTCAATGGAATGCCATTGTGGTGAGTAACTATCTCTATCGGCCTTACTTAGAACAATTGCCAGATCTTTTGGAAGAGGGCGGTATCTTGCTCTACGAGACCTTTGCAATCGGTAATGAAGAATTTGGTAAACCCTCAAATTCCAACTTTTTACTTCAGCATGGCGAGTTACTAGATCTCGCCAAGCGACATGATCTGCACGTGGTGGCTTATCAGGATGGCTATCGTGCAATCCCCAAACCGGCCATGGTTCAGAGCCTATGCGCTAGCCGGGGACTGCCCAAAATACGCCATCCGTTACAATTTAGCGCTTAA
- the dapA gene encoding 4-hydroxy-tetrahydrodipicolinate synthase — protein MKSAMMTGSMVAIATPMHEDASLDYAALRSLLDWHVNEGTDAIVIVGTSGESPTVSVEEHCELIRVTVEHINGRIAVIAGTGGNSTREAIELTEYAKKVGADASLQVVPYYNKPTQEGMYAHFKTIAERVDLPVILYNVPGRTVADLANETTVRLAQVPGVIGIKDATGNLERGSLLLAELKHKQLNQFAVYSGDDLTALFLMLMGGHGNISVTANVAPRLMSELCKAAIAGDAKRAREIQYQLLAVHKLMFIEANPIPVKWALHQMGKIPAGIRLPLTPLSEPLREPLRQALGQAGLL, from the coding sequence ATGAAATCAGCCATGATGACCGGAAGTATGGTTGCAATTGCAACCCCAATGCACGAAGACGCTAGTCTTGATTACGCCGCATTGCGCTCCTTACTGGATTGGCATGTCAATGAGGGCACCGATGCAATTGTGATCGTTGGCACGAGTGGTGAGTCGCCAACGGTATCGGTTGAAGAACACTGTGAGCTCATCCGTGTAACGGTCGAGCATATCAATGGCCGCATTGCGGTGATTGCTGGAACCGGCGGTAACTCGACTCGGGAAGCGATTGAATTAACCGAGTACGCCAAAAAGGTGGGTGCGGATGCTAGCCTGCAGGTGGTGCCGTATTACAACAAGCCCACCCAAGAGGGAATGTATGCTCACTTTAAAACGATTGCTGAGCGCGTCGATCTGCCGGTCATTTTGTATAACGTCCCCGGACGTACCGTCGCCGATCTTGCCAATGAGACCACAGTCCGTTTGGCTCAGGTGCCAGGGGTTATCGGAATTAAAGACGCGACTGGTAATTTAGAGCGCGGCTCACTGCTATTGGCCGAGCTCAAACATAAACAGCTTAACCAGTTTGCAGTCTACTCGGGTGATGACCTAACTGCTTTATTTCTGATGCTGATGGGCGGGCACGGCAACATCTCGGTAACGGCCAATGTGGCACCTCGCCTAATGAGCGAACTTTGCAAAGCAGCGATTGCTGGTGACGCTAAGCGCGCGAGAGAAATTCAGTATCAATTGTTGGCAGTTCATAAACTGATGTTTATCGAGGCTAATCCCATACCCGTGAAATGGGCCTTGCATCAGATGGGTAAGATTCCAGCCGGAATTCGGTTACCATTGACGCCACTTAGCGAGCCATTGCGTGAGCCCTTGCGTCAGGCATTGGGCCAAGCCGGTTTGCTGTAA
- the bamC gene encoding outer membrane protein assembly factor BamC, with the protein MRTVLQTLSLSCAVITLTACGTFSSMTASDKVDYKKSGDVRGPNLALPPDLITAQADRRYVVQDGTATMSEYNQAVKKSSQMRSNVLTGIPGMKIERDGDRRWLVVDKPATELYPQVKDFWQENGFLLAIDSPSTGIMETDWAENRAKIPQDIIRRTLGRVLDSAYDSGERDKFRTRLELQKPDVTEIYITHKGAIETPVKDGSGAMITTQWMVRPTDPELEVIFLTRLMERLGMTQEQAKAQVAATASAPKTPRAKLVEEGAATRIEMSSGFDRAWRDVGLALDRSNFTVEDRDRSRGIYFVRYVNPKELGDNRSWFGRTFGKSNDADKKAKLYRVVVQTRGDNQVAILVQDSEGKPENTTTGNQLLTTLDRQLIK; encoded by the coding sequence ATGCGCACGGTTCTACAAACCTTATCCCTGAGTTGCGCGGTTATCACATTGACCGCGTGTGGAACCTTTAGCAGCATGACCGCTAGCGATAAGGTGGATTATAAAAAATCCGGTGATGTACGCGGCCCCAATCTGGCCCTACCTCCTGATTTAATTACGGCTCAAGCGGATCGCCGCTATGTGGTGCAAGATGGCACTGCGACCATGTCGGAATACAACCAAGCAGTGAAGAAGTCCTCCCAAATGCGCTCCAATGTGCTGACTGGCATCCCCGGAATGAAAATTGAGCGCGATGGTGATCGCAGATGGTTGGTGGTTGATAAGCCCGCCACGGAGCTTTACCCTCAAGTGAAGGATTTTTGGCAAGAAAACGGGTTCTTGCTCGCCATTGATTCGCCATCCACTGGCATCATGGAAACCGATTGGGCCGAAAACCGCGCCAAGATTCCACAAGATATTATTCGCAGAACCTTGGGACGGGTCTTGGATTCTGCCTACGATTCAGGTGAGCGTGACAAATTTAGAACCCGACTTGAGTTACAAAAACCCGATGTCACCGAGATTTACATCACGCACAAGGGCGCCATTGAGACCCCTGTGAAAGACGGTTCTGGGGCAATGATTACAACCCAGTGGATGGTTCGCCCGACTGATCCTGAGCTCGAAGTAATTTTCTTGACGCGTTTGATGGAGCGTCTCGGTATGACCCAAGAACAAGCGAAGGCGCAAGTCGCTGCGACCGCTTCAGCTCCAAAAACTCCGAGAGCGAAACTGGTTGAAGAGGGTGCGGCGACCCGCATTGAGATGAGTTCTGGATTTGATCGGGCTTGGCGCGACGTGGGCCTTGCCTTGGATCGCTCTAATTTCACTGTTGAAGACCGCGATCGCTCACGCGGTATTTACTTCGTGCGTTATGTGAACCCTAAGGAGTTAGGCGACAACCGCAGTTGGTTCGGCCGTACTTTTGGTAAGAGTAACGATGCGGATAAGAAAGCCAAACTCTATCGTGTTGTGGTCCAAACGCGCGGCGATAATCAAGTTGCAATTTTGGTGCAAGACTCCGAGGGCAAACCTGAGAACACCACCACTGGTAATCAGTTGCTCACAACACTTGATCGACAGCTTATTAAATAA
- a CDS encoding cupin domain-containing protein: protein MTKTRSRYQPPKAPATLPLDLPWPLLGNLSPQLFMRRYWHQCPLLVRQAIPAFALSKNAGFPLLSPISDKALFGYACDGLSEARLVEAKPWRLHHGPFKKKEIPATSQRDWTLLIQGVEARHPAAAHVLSWFRFIPDARLDDLMISIAGIGGGVGPHVDSYDVFLIQMEGRRRWKISGQADLGLRPHLPLKILARFKPEQEWVLEPGDLLYLPPNIAHEGVALDDGCQTWSVGFRSPSYRELLSEGLWRLAESLEADPALAAIYADPNQEASLDPARLPTQLEDEIRQRIQSLSFDQNPAFINGITAYLSEPKPQAIFTPPDPLLSPRALWASLKKGALVPHPQTRLLIRNETVFCNGDAVTEGQDLATIKAWQTLAQHHHFARERMQKSSKNKGLSTIHTEELDGSVSLPLIAKNNSLYEAYCFGWLLLQ from the coding sequence TTGACTAAGACTCGCTCTCGCTATCAGCCCCCTAAAGCCCCAGCCACACTGCCCCTCGATCTGCCGTGGCCGCTTTTGGGTAATCTTAGCCCCCAACTATTTATGCGGCGGTATTGGCATCAATGCCCACTCCTGGTTCGCCAAGCCATTCCTGCTTTTGCACTGAGCAAGAATGCTGGCTTTCCGCTGTTAAGTCCTATTTCTGATAAAGCGCTATTTGGGTATGCATGCGATGGCCTTAGCGAAGCGCGCCTCGTAGAAGCGAAGCCATGGCGTCTCCATCACGGTCCCTTCAAGAAAAAGGAGATCCCCGCCACCAGCCAACGGGATTGGACTTTATTGATTCAAGGGGTTGAGGCGCGGCACCCTGCTGCTGCGCATGTGTTGTCTTGGTTTCGGTTTATCCCCGATGCACGCCTTGATGATCTGATGATTAGTATTGCAGGCATTGGTGGTGGTGTAGGCCCCCATGTCGATTCTTACGATGTATTTTTAATTCAGATGGAAGGTCGACGCCGCTGGAAAATATCTGGGCAGGCCGATCTCGGCTTGCGCCCCCATTTACCACTCAAGATCCTTGCACGCTTTAAGCCTGAACAGGAATGGGTATTGGAGCCAGGTGATTTACTCTACCTACCGCCCAATATTGCCCACGAAGGAGTGGCGCTTGATGATGGGTGTCAAACCTGGTCGGTCGGTTTTCGGTCACCCTCATACCGTGAGCTCCTAAGTGAAGGTTTATGGCGTCTTGCCGAATCCTTAGAAGCCGACCCCGCACTCGCAGCGATTTATGCCGATCCGAATCAGGAAGCCTCTTTAGATCCTGCGCGTTTACCAACTCAGCTCGAAGATGAAATCCGCCAACGAATTCAGAGTCTTTCCTTTGATCAGAACCCGGCGTTCATCAATGGGATTACCGCTTACTTGAGTGAGCCAAAACCACAGGCAATTTTTACCCCGCCCGATCCGCTACTCAGTCCTCGCGCCTTATGGGCATCTCTTAAGAAAGGGGCTCTCGTGCCCCACCCCCAAACCCGATTATTGATCCGAAATGAGACCGTTTTTTGCAATGGCGATGCCGTTACCGAAGGTCAAGATCTGGCCACCATCAAAGCCTGGCAAACCCTCGCTCAGCATCACCACTTCGCCCGAGAGCGAATGCAAAAATCAAGTAAAAATAAGGGCTTATCAACGATACACACAGAGGAGCTAGATGGGTCTGTGAGCCTCCCTTTGATTGCAAAAAATAATTCACTATACGAGGCTTATTGTTTTGGCTGGCTCCTCCTTCAATAA
- a CDS encoding peptidylprolyl isomerase, with product MKIEKNTIVSLRYKLSDAQNNIIEEPDTPMVYLHGGYSGTFPKIESLLDGKDIGFETTVQLEPQDAFGEYDPNLLKIEPRERFPEPLEIGMQFEGVPEEQSSEELEAASLNEVDDDDDDQEVDTLIYTVTDLADKQVVLDGNHPLAGMALRFWLQVEDVRQATEDEIANQHPQGEDGFGMDLADDDDLDDLDLSGTAQRDQGPRTLH from the coding sequence ATGAAGATTGAAAAAAATACCATCGTATCTCTTCGTTACAAACTTAGCGATGCTCAAAACAATATTATCGAGGAACCCGACACCCCAATGGTTTATCTGCACGGGGGCTACTCAGGAACTTTCCCAAAGATCGAGAGTTTATTGGATGGCAAGGATATTGGCTTTGAGACCACGGTTCAGCTTGAGCCTCAAGATGCCTTCGGAGAATATGACCCTAATTTACTCAAAATAGAACCGCGGGAGCGTTTCCCTGAGCCTTTAGAGATCGGCATGCAGTTTGAAGGGGTGCCAGAAGAGCAAAGCAGCGAAGAGCTCGAAGCGGCATCACTCAATGAGGTGGATGATGACGACGATGATCAGGAAGTCGATACCTTAATCTACACGGTGACCGATCTGGCTGATAAGCAAGTTGTGCTTGACGGTAATCATCCGCTTGCTGGTATGGCTCTGCGTTTTTGGTTGCAGGTCGAAGATGTTCGTCAAGCTACCGAAGATGAGATTGCAAATCAACACCCACAGGGTGAAGACGGTTTTGGAATGGATTTAGCGGACGATGACGATCTGGATGATCTCGATTTATCGGGAACGGCACAACGCGATCAGGGCCCACGAACTTTGCATTAA
- the cysE gene encoding serine O-acetyltransferase yields MLSSLFEDVDAIIARDPAARHRLEVITCYPGLHAIWLHRLNHALWNLGLKWPARFLASLARFLTNIEIHPGARIGRRVFLDHGLGIVIGETAEIGDDTTIYQGVTLGGTSLYKGVKRHPTLGKGVVVSAGAKVLGGFTVGDGARIGSNAVVLKEIPPGATAVGVPARILHPDLPKEASDASKASFSAYGITPNADDPVSLALKSLIDATIEQEHKIKALEEALAKLGGKASDSTGHEATQRELDAIKKLLKE; encoded by the coding sequence ATGTTGAGTTCTCTCTTTGAAGATGTTGACGCCATTATTGCGCGTGATCCTGCGGCGCGGCACCGGCTTGAGGTCATTACCTGCTATCCAGGCTTACATGCCATTTGGCTGCATCGTCTCAATCATGCTTTATGGAACCTCGGTCTGAAATGGCCAGCGCGTTTTTTGGCATCGCTTGCTCGTTTTCTGACCAATATTGAGATTCATCCCGGTGCCCGAATTGGACGTCGGGTGTTTTTGGATCACGGCCTTGGTATTGTGATCGGCGAGACCGCAGAGATTGGGGATGACACGACCATCTATCAAGGGGTCACCTTGGGTGGTACCTCGCTCTACAAAGGGGTAAAACGCCATCCCACGCTAGGCAAAGGGGTTGTTGTGAGCGCTGGGGCGAAGGTATTGGGTGGGTTTACCGTGGGAGATGGTGCACGCATTGGATCCAATGCCGTGGTTCTTAAAGAAATTCCGCCGGGTGCGACGGCAGTGGGCGTGCCCGCTCGTATCTTGCATCCCGATCTCCCCAAGGAGGCGAGCGATGCGAGCAAGGCAAGTTTCTCGGCGTATGGAATCACACCCAATGCCGATGACCCCGTTTCATTGGCATTAAAGAGTTTGATCGACGCCACGATTGAACAAGAACACAAGATCAAAGCCCTGGAAGAGGCCTTAGCGAAGTTGGGTGGTAAGGCGAGCGACTCGACTGGCCACGAAGCAACTCAGCGTGAGCTAGACGCCATCAAAAAACTTCTGAAAGAGTAA
- a CDS encoding RNA methyltransferase: MTQTSFTQYSDHVRWIMVETSHAGNIGSAARALKTMGFAALHLVRPREPVMHTHPDAVALASGASDVLADAKTHDSLSSSIQECAVVLGLTSRDREFGPPALPWADGLHLLTDALQSNRSVALVFGPERTGLENEDLAYCTHRVFLPANPVYPSLNLAQAMMVCAFGLRQALLEHPAQASANADVSELADPTAVAAMLDHWQAGLEAIGYLDPKNPKKLMPRLQALFARSRLRKEEIDLLRGIAKQMLLRK, encoded by the coding sequence ATGACTCAGACGTCGTTTACCCAATACAGTGACCATGTCCGCTGGATCATGGTGGAAACCAGTCATGCGGGCAATATTGGTTCTGCCGCGCGGGCCCTTAAAACGATGGGCTTTGCTGCACTCCATCTCGTTCGTCCCCGTGAGCCCGTGATGCACACCCACCCCGATGCAGTTGCATTAGCCAGCGGCGCTAGTGATGTATTAGCTGATGCAAAAACGCATGACAGCCTTTCTTCTAGTATTCAAGAATGTGCGGTGGTTTTAGGCTTAACCAGTCGCGATCGAGAGTTTGGTCCGCCTGCCCTTCCTTGGGCAGATGGTCTTCATTTGTTAACGGATGCATTGCAATCCAATCGCTCTGTTGCACTGGTGTTTGGTCCTGAGCGGACCGGCCTTGAAAATGAAGATCTTGCCTATTGCACCCACCGAGTCTTTTTGCCTGCCAACCCCGTCTACCCTTCATTAAACCTGGCCCAAGCGATGATGGTTTGTGCGTTTGGTTTGCGCCAAGCGCTGCTGGAGCACCCTGCGCAAGCATCAGCCAATGCAGATGTCTCTGAACTGGCAGACCCTACAGCGGTTGCCGCCATGCTCGATCATTGGCAAGCAGGCTTAGAAGCGATTGGTTATTTGGATCCTAAAAATCCCAAGAAACTGATGCCACGTTTGCAAGCACTCTTTGCCCGAAGTCGCTTACGTAAAGAAGAAATTGATCTTTTGCGCGGCATTGCCAAACAGATGCTCCTGAGAAAATAA
- a CDS encoding inositol monophosphatase family protein has translation MHPMLNVAVKAARRAATIINRASLNLERLQIDRKQHNDYVTEVDKAAEEAIIETLSEAYPNHGFLAEETGEATNGSDHIWIIDPLDGTTNFIHGFPQYAVSIALSVNGVVTQGVVYDPNRDELFTATKGSGAYVDRRRLRVAEQTKLENALLGTGFPYRHDQDLDLYLKIFADMTRQCAGLRRPGAASLDLVYVAAGRYDGFFESELKPWDMAAGALIVAEAGGLVGNYRGEEGFMDSGEIMAANPRIFAQMANILSKYSRTTT, from the coding sequence ATGCACCCCATGTTAAACGTGGCTGTGAAAGCCGCTCGCCGTGCCGCAACGATTATCAATCGTGCCTCACTCAATCTTGAGCGCTTGCAAATTGATCGCAAACAACATAATGATTATGTAACCGAAGTGGACAAAGCCGCCGAAGAGGCGATTATCGAGACCTTGAGCGAAGCCTACCCAAACCACGGTTTTTTAGCCGAGGAAACTGGTGAGGCTACCAATGGCTCCGATCACATTTGGATCATTGATCCCTTAGATGGCACCACCAACTTTATTCATGGATTTCCGCAATACGCGGTATCGATTGCTCTATCAGTGAATGGCGTTGTGACCCAAGGGGTGGTTTACGACCCCAATCGCGATGAGTTATTTACGGCCACCAAAGGCAGTGGCGCCTACGTGGATCGGCGCCGTCTTCGAGTTGCTGAGCAAACTAAATTAGAAAACGCATTACTTGGCACAGGATTTCCGTATCGGCATGATCAAGACCTGGATCTTTATCTCAAGATCTTTGCCGACATGACCCGTCAATGCGCGGGCCTGCGGCGCCCAGGCGCTGCCTCTCTAGACCTTGTCTATGTCGCGGCTGGCCGCTACGATGGATTCTTTGAGAGCGAACTCAAACCTTGGGATATGGCAGCAGGCGCACTGATTGTGGCTGAAGCCGGCGGCCTCGTTGGCAACTACCGAGGCGAAGAAGGATTCATGGATAGCGGTGAGATCATGGCAGCCAATCCGAGGATCTTTGCCCAAATGGCCAATATCTTGAGCAAATACTCAAGAACCACTACGTAG
- a CDS encoding UDP-2,3-diacylglucosamine diphosphatase: MPEHTSALLISDLHLTPSMPLTAQRFFDFVEKETNDVESVFILGDLFEYWVGDDAGARSPFQQEVLRALFALSSKTKTYYIHGNRDFLIGQDFLKRSGMQLLPDPSKVMIAGDEWVISHGDALCTNDLSYQVFRTWVRKPWLQKLFLRLPLDWRRGIARTLRSNSTAKYERAARYTPDVARYKGDVTLVACANLMGAYGSERLIHGHTHLPARHHESMGSKEWQRYVLSDWDLDHPETVLPKASALRIDLNGVRYIDLIKST, from the coding sequence ATGCCAGAGCACACCAGCGCCCTACTCATCTCCGATCTTCATCTCACGCCGTCGATGCCGTTGACGGCGCAACGCTTTTTTGACTTTGTTGAAAAAGAAACGAATGATGTCGAGTCAGTATTTATTTTGGGGGATCTTTTTGAGTATTGGGTGGGTGACGATGCTGGTGCGCGTTCCCCATTTCAGCAAGAGGTGCTGCGCGCCCTTTTTGCTTTGTCGAGCAAAACCAAAACGTATTACATTCATGGCAACCGTGACTTTTTAATTGGCCAAGACTTCCTTAAACGGTCAGGGATGCAATTGCTCCCTGATCCATCAAAGGTCATGATCGCTGGCGATGAGTGGGTAATTAGCCATGGCGATGCCCTCTGTACCAATGATCTGAGCTATCAAGTGTTCCGAACATGGGTTCGCAAACCTTGGCTCCAAAAACTATTTTTACGACTTCCTCTGGATTGGCGGCGCGGGATTGCTCGTACCTTACGCAGCAATAGCACCGCAAAGTATGAGCGCGCGGCCCGTTACACGCCCGATGTCGCCCGTTACAAAGGGGATGTGACTTTGGTCGCTTGCGCCAATCTCATGGGGGCCTATGGCTCAGAGCGTTTGATTCATGGTCATACGCATTTACCTGCACGGCATCACGAGAGCATGGGCAGCAAAGAATGGCAACGCTATGTGCTATCTGACTGGGATCTCGATCATCCCGAAACCGTACTCCCAAAAGCGAGTGCTTTGCGCATTGACCTCAATGGCGTGCGCTACATTGATTTAATTAAGTCTACGTAG
- a CDS encoding peptidylprolyl isomerase, translating to MPSVLLKTNHGDITLELDAAKAPKSVANFLAYVNSGHYDGTIFHRVINNFMIQGGGMTAGMKQKPTLDEIENEANNGLKNDRGTIAMARTSDPHSATAQFFINVNDNDFLNHSAPTPQGWGYAVFGKVSNGMDVVDSIKKVQTGNAGYHQDVPTEDVVIEKASVIAD from the coding sequence ATGCCTAGCGTTCTTTTAAAAACCAATCACGGTGATATCACCCTTGAACTTGATGCAGCAAAAGCACCAAAATCGGTTGCTAACTTTTTGGCTTACGTCAATAGCGGCCACTACGATGGCACGATTTTTCATCGGGTGATTAATAACTTCATGATCCAAGGTGGCGGCATGACCGCAGGCATGAAACAAAAACCAACGCTTGATGAAATTGAGAATGAGGCAAACAATGGCCTCAAGAATGATCGCGGCACGATTGCGATGGCGCGGACTAGTGATCCTCATTCAGCCACTGCCCAGTTCTTTATTAACGTCAATGACAATGATTTTCTAAATCACAGCGCTCCCACCCCACAGGGTTGGGGATATGCCGTATTTGGCAAAGTCAGTAACGGCATGGATGTGGTCGATTCCATTAAGAAAGTTCAGACTGGTAATGCTGGGTATCACCAAGATGTTCCGACCGAGGATGTGGTGATTGAGAAAGCATCGGTTATTGCTGACTAA
- a CDS encoding M48 family metallopeptidase, protein MTRHFSDLLTMTPQHPNPSSAAWFSRSLCVVFCSLIVSCSTTPPSTTSGNPATPYLGGYGPTDPPRMSTNPNPETGNNQLSESIAVPFLSFLIIEPDPVMKNAIPTHIEKLIKERKYPDAIKAIDAALVKAPRNVQLRFIKARLQVELRDVNAARATWIEITQQFPELPEPYNNLAALAANQGQWIEARDYLELALKLRPDYVLAQGNLADVYLRLADRYYSSAGKLQPNQREYGLRAKAIKEILNPPPKSPNRPNPTIPKP, encoded by the coding sequence ATGACGCGCCACTTTAGTGATCTTCTTACTATGACACCTCAGCACCCAAACCCCAGTTCCGCTGCTTGGTTCTCACGTTCTTTATGTGTGGTGTTTTGCTCTCTTATCGTTAGTTGCAGCACCACCCCACCCTCTACGACTTCGGGCAATCCTGCTACGCCCTATTTGGGTGGCTACGGTCCAACCGATCCACCACGCATGAGCACCAACCCCAATCCTGAAACTGGCAATAACCAACTCTCCGAATCGATTGCGGTTCCATTTTTGTCCTTCTTAATTATTGAGCCAGATCCGGTCATGAAAAATGCGATTCCAACGCATATTGAGAAACTCATTAAGGAACGTAAATACCCAGACGCCATTAAGGCAATTGATGCGGCTCTCGTGAAGGCACCCCGTAACGTCCAACTGCGATTTATCAAAGCACGCCTCCAAGTGGAACTGCGTGATGTCAACGCTGCGCGCGCCACTTGGATCGAGATTACCCAGCAATTTCCGGAGTTGCCAGAACCCTATAACAATTTAGCTGCCTTAGCGGCCAATCAAGGGCAATGGATTGAGGCCCGAGATTATTTAGAGCTTGCCCTTAAGTTAAGACCCGATTACGTTCTTGCACAGGGCAACCTTGCGGATGTCTACTTGCGCCTAGCTGATCGCTATTACTCGAGTGCGGGTAAACTTCAGCCCAATCAGCGTGAGTATGGGCTGAGGGCGAAGGCCATTAAGGAGATCCTGAACCCACCGCCCAAATCGCCGAACCGACCCAATCCAACGATTCCTAAACCATAA